Proteins from one Malania oleifera isolate guangnan ecotype guangnan chromosome 4, ASM2987363v1, whole genome shotgun sequence genomic window:
- the LOC131153183 gene encoding nudix hydrolase 1: MENEGDNPLQVALVPRAAVVVFLLKGKTVLLGRRRSSIGHSTFALPGGHLEFGESFEECAAREVKEESGLDIEKTEFLTVTNNVLLEEARPAHYVTIFVRAVLADPDQVPQNMEPHKCDGWDWYDWKNLPQPLFRPLEKIVQSGFNPFPTD, encoded by the exons ATGGAAAATGAAGGTGACAATCCATTGCAGGTGGCGCTGGTGCCTCGAGCGGCAGTTGTGGTGTTCCTGTTGAAGGGAAAGACAGTCCTACTGGGGCGGCGCAGGTCCTCCATCGGTCACTCCACCTTCGCTCTCCCCGGCGGCCACCTCGAGTTCG GGGAGAGTTTTGAGGAATGTGCTGCTAGGGAAGTGAAGGAGGAAAGTGGGCTGGACATTGAGAAGACAGAGTTCCTCACAGTGACCAACAATGTGCTTTTGGAGGAAGCAAGACCAGCGCATTATGTCACCATCTTTGTGAGAGCAGTGTTGGCAGATCCTGACCAAGTGCCCCAAAATATGGAGCCACACAAGTGTGATGGTTGGGATTGGTACGACTGGAAGAACCTTCCGCAGCCCCTGTTTCGACCACTTGAAAAAATAGTGCAGAGCGGCTTCAATCCCTTTCCAACTGATTAA